From one Lycium barbarum isolate Lr01 chromosome 6, ASM1917538v2, whole genome shotgun sequence genomic stretch:
- the LOC132600137 gene encoding putative F-box protein At1g19160, translating to MTRPGGTKLLVPKTVFYTLEQTKDGKASLLNIEDFDGLYGSVKAWHTYLECVNGLFCFWTKLKQCGIICNPSTGEVRLLPYVDVDAKAYDYSLGFEPEEKVYKGFFMKTQHTSISDFKTYYTRIWVFTLGKDESWKEIKSIPAFNRVREGVCIDGVIYMFNCLANDIVAFNVKAESFCRTITLWEALYGHELDFYNLMEVKRKLSVLEGTAAYGEINFWILGKGQHIILDFPLVHKTVFFDCWTYYDGEIIIGVGVKNKKLSFFSYDIARKSWREFEVHGFRGNDASKFGFYKCVESLFPIRKKLQMCS from the coding sequence ATGACTCGCCCTGGTGGAACCAAGTTGCTTGTCCCCAAAACAGTTTTTTACACTTTAGAGCAAACTAAGGATGGAAAAGCCTCCCTTCTTAATATTGAGGATTTTGATGGACTCTACGGTTCTGTTAAAGCTTGGCATACCTATTTGGAGTGTGTTAATGGTCTGTTTTGCTTCTGGACAAAGTTAAAACAATGTGGTATAATTTGCAATCCAAGTACAGGAGAAGTAAGACTTCTTCCTTATGTAGATGTAGATGCGAAGGCATATGACTATTCATTAGGTTTTGAACCAGAAGAAAAGGTTTATAAAGGTTTTTTCATGAAAACTCAACATACGTCAATTAGTGATTTCAAAACGTACTACACGAGAATCTGGGTTTTCACTTTAGGCAAAGACGAATCATGGAAGGAGATTAAAAGCATTCCCGCATTTAATAGAGTGAGGGAGGGAGTTTGCATTGATGGAGTTATCTACATGTTTAATTGTTTAGCAAATGATATAGTTGCATTTAATGTGAAAGCTGAAAGTTTCTGCAGAACTATTACATTGTGGGAAGCTTTATATGGTCACGAGTTGGACTTTTATAACCTGATGGAGGTGAAGAGAAAACTGTCTGTCCTCGAAGGTACGGCGGCTTATGGAGAAATTAATTTTTGGATTTTAGGGAAGGGTCAGCATATCATTCTTGATTTTCCCTTGGTTCACAAGACAGTGTTCTTTGATTGCTGGACGTATTATGATGGGGAAATTATAATCGGTGTTGGAGTCAAAAACAAAAAGTTATCTTTCTTCTCTTATGATATCGCAAGAAAAAGTTGGAGAGAATTTGAAGTACATGGATTTCGTGGAAACGATGCCAGTAAATTTGGTTTTTATAAATGTGTAGAAAGCCTCTTCCCAATTAGAAAAAAATTGCAGATGTGCTCATGA